From the genome of Daphnia pulex isolate KAP4 chromosome 12, ASM2113471v1:
aaaacaggagaaCCCTGCAGCTAAAGTAGACCTTCACTTTCCCAGTGTATAGCAGACAGCAGCAGAGCTCGATGATGTTGAAATTGCATATACACAACACGCAGAGTTTACAGAcgtggtttttttctttctcccccacCGTTAAAAGCGCCAACTGCTGGCCACTTTCACATGACGTCACAACCccctttaacaaaaaataaatccgtTCACCCACTTATTCGTTTATGTATTTATATTCACCAcacattttgttattattattattacaaggaAACTGCCCGACTGGAAATCGAATTGGCGTTAAAAAGTAGTTTATTATGTCGACATAAACAGATATTAGTAggtcaatttcaaatgttctGCTCGACGGTCATTATATGAAGGTATATACCCAATGGCACAGAACCTACTTTCACGCGCCACTAGAAAAGCAAGTGGCGATATTAATGATTGCCATTTGTTACGGCTGAGAACGCACAAgtcatgtttaaaaaaaaaatgtttattataaCTCTTTTGTTATGGCAGCACGTTGACACTTGTGCAACCCGAATGTCGTCACCACCAGGCGCCAGTGTCTTACCCTTtcgtcatttttgtttatggACAACCACACACAAATATGGACTGTATAGCCTACACCACTAAATTAAGAAAAGCTCTTGTATCTGCTGCTGTCGAAAGAATCTtctgaaaaaatatatgtCGTGTCATGAAACTGGATTACTATATGTCCAGTCCCGAAGCTCGCCTTGTAATTCTAAACGTTTGTCCTTTCATCTATACATAGACAGGCtattataatatataaatatatcagCTTGAGTTTTTCCTTCGTTATACATTACTAAAAGGATACTGTGGATATGTGTGTACTCGAACGTGTCATTCTCAACTTTTATTGGTATTATTTACAGTGGCATTATTATGGCTTTATTTCCTGGCGTCTTGGGTTTTTTCCCAGGCACTCTCGTGCTAAAAActatcaaaaagccatggaAAAATCGCTCTCTCCGTTTCACTGTGCAGTAGTATATATTTACACAGTTGTATTATATCGTCCGACAAGCAGTATATATCCATATCAACTATAAACTAGAAGCTGCTGGATATTATTCGTAATATAAGAATGATTCACGGTGTTCTTTTTTGGGGACGTTGGATTAATCCGATCGTTAGAAATCAAAGGAGGTCTATAGAGATGATAATCTTCTTTGATCGATTGTTAGCATTCCTCCCCAGTCTCTTTTTTGGCAATAGACACGAATTAAGAACGCCGGAACGTTGATGAAACAATCGGCAAACAGCCGTCGTCTATCTGTTCAGTAGAGCAaaggaataaaacaaacgaaataaatacaaaactcTATAGTACATACAAAGAAAGctgacttttttaaaagttgtgtTGTCTTTTCTCTTGGCTTGTCAGAGCGTGACAACACGACAGGGAATTTCATAtaatggatatatatatacagtgaTAGAAACATTCGGCTGTCGCAGTATAGTGTCGCCCTATTCTTCTACATGCCTAACCGACTAGAACTCGAtatttctcctctctctctagttGAGTTATTTGCTGCTATTTTCATATCTCGAAAGagacgggggaaaaaatcatATCGAGAGCTACAAATTATGCGCAGGGCCTTGGGCACATATCAGAAAGGTTTGTCCGCCCTTTTATTCCATCATCACGCTCGCCGGGAGCTGCTACAAGAAGCGGATATCCTCGTCTATATATGGGAGGATGGcatcaaacaaaagagagaatgcaaaatacaaaagaaagaaaaagaagaatacatACACATGGAGGACAGTGTCTATGTACAAGCAAAAGAGTCAATCAGATTCCGGTCACGCGTTCGTTTTCTCCCGCTATTCCGAATGCCAACACGTAGATACATAAAAGAAGTCAAACTTCCCCCAAAGGCATATAGATATCAGCCAATATAATCTTGTATAGGGCAACGATGAgaccttcttttattttatatatgtcatcattttctcttcttattttgaaattctttccaAAAGCGATTCCTGTCGAGCTGCTTGAAATTCTCAAACCGTAGAAATGGTGTGACGAAATAGCTCGTGCTGCTGGAGGATGTACATATCGAAACGCTTCGTTAAATTCTTCACGTTTTccaaccttttattttttatttcacgtgcagatttttattttgatattttttgtttcgggagGGAAATCACGATGCGCTCCATTCGGCCGCCACAGACATTTCTTCTGGTATACGTAATAAAATGAAGGGCATTTTCATGTCGGTTTCATTAGTACACACGATCAAGGACGCAACTTTCTCTCTAGACTCTCTcccttattattatatgtacTAGGGTACATACATTTTCATTCTCTCTTGTTCGTAATTTAAAACCTGAGAAACTAGTGAGAATATGCCCGTCCGGTTATATTACGTAATTGCATTAGGACAAGGACAAACGTGATGATGGCACATACAGGCCCACTCactcttcctttttatatttctatttcttgtaTATGCCTCATCAAGCTATACACGCTcggttttatttctttccagcTGCGGTTTTTAGATTGTCAGAATATCAAGACGGTGTATCAATAACTTGGTAATCCTCGCATGGATCCCATCTAATCCTTCCTGGTTTTGTTTGTGGGGAGGGTTATtctcagtttttcttttcccgcaGATGTCTATAACCACACACGTCACATTTTCCTTTCagggctttttttctcttttaaaaatgtataaaaatagaCGTCGCGGGTGTTTATAACGCCGGCACAGATCGATATtacgttgtgtgtgtgtgtatatgccAAGGATATATAGCTAGGAGATACGTTTagactcgagagagagagcccttGTCTGATACATTCTCCTCAGCAGTGTAATAACATTTTCCATCCGGCAGTTTCTAGCTcctattattatatactatGGGAGCTGTCGGCGCGCATCTGTCTAATGcagaaccccccccccccatctcaGCTTCTTTAATACCATTCCCAATCATCCCCTTTGATTATGTCTGTGCTCGTCGGCTTTCGGCTTGGCTGATTGCTACTGTCAAACGCTCATTTACGAGAGAGTGACATCTTTTTATTCGCTCTTCTCTATAGAGAGAATTTGTATGGGGGGGTAGTTACATATAGTGTCCAAGAACATTGGAAATCAATAAACCATGGCTAGTTGTTGGTTTGAATGATTTACACTAtaacgtttttgaaaaaaaacaagcagcatctgctaataataaaagatgaagacTTTTGGGTGCTGGAACCGACCGGAAAGATCAATACGGTCTGGCCTGTGCCGaaacttgaaaggaaatgaaagtctgaaaaaagaaaagggtggGGGGAAAATTATATAAAGAACCGTCGGTGGGAGCGAGATATAATGCCATATATACtatggtagtagtagtagtatatgtCGTCGTCAGCAGACGAAGTAGATCCTACGGAGTGAGTCACCCAGGCCCCCCCGTCACAGTTTGTGGCGCGCAGGATCGCCCTTTTCCTCCCTCCTACACCTCCCACCCTCTTCATGGGTGGGATTCCTCTCACCCTCTCTATATATAGTGGGGGGTAGGGGGGGAGGCAAGATGGACGTATTGATCGGCGTCGACTCCTGTTATATACCATCGACTGGTCCCGTCTGTGCTGTCAGGATAGAGGTGGGAGGAGCTTCCCAGTGGTGAGGAGGGGGGGAGTCCTACGATGATTCACCCCATGAGGGAGTCCAGGTATCGGCGGACCAAAGTCCAACGTGTGTTTTACTTCTTCCATTCTCCCATCATAGCGGGTCGTGTTCCCGGCCGTGGCGGAAGCCGCAGTTTTGACATCGCCACTTTTTTCGGACGATCCTCATCATTCATTCACTCGGTCCGCAGTAAGAATTATTCATTTCGTCCTTGTTTCACTGGAACTATACTAAACAGGATCGTTTTGGTTGAATTCTCAGAAATTGTTGTTCCGCTTCCGGCCGAGGATTTTGGTGTGTACAAAAGTGAGAAACAACAGGAGGAGTTGAGGATTGCGAAAAAAGCGGATGGCTTCCGCCGTAAGGATCCGCTATGTTTACGAAACGTCGTTTTTTGACGGACGCAACGCCGATTGGACGTCCCAGCAGCCGGAGGAGGACACTAATCCATCGGAACAAGTTGATTCTGCAATAAATCATCCGATCGTGCGGAAGATCCAGCAGGCCGTCATCAGAGCCAGGAAAGCGGTggtggcttcttcttcttcgtccagCAGCAATCCAAATATTGACATGACTGCTGGCCACTCGTCGCTGATGGAGGAAAGAGAACAGCAGCGATCGCCCAGCATTTCCAGCTTGCAGACCAGCAGCATGTGCAGTTCGGAAGAAGCCGATCTGGACGGCCGGATTCTCCTCAATCGCTCCCGATCCCTCCAGCAAACGcatcatctttttcatcattCGGTTGATtcgcatcatcatcatcaccgcGGATTCTCGCTCCACCTGTCGCCAAAACAAAGGACCAAAATTAGCGAGGCCGTCCTGTCGCCCATCTCCGACAAATCGGAAAACGAAACATGTCAAATGCTCacgacatcaacaacaacaacgccgaCAACAACCACACAAGTTCCTGCAACCACGTCGGCAGTTGCGTCGTCGTTCGAGTTCAATTCGGTTCTCAGCCATCGACGACGCCCACCTCAATCACTTTTCCCGAGCATCATCAGCAGTCGGCCCGTCGGCGGAAGTGCCGGCGGCGGTTTCAACAGCTCCGACAGCGGGATCTCAATCTCGGCCAACTCTTTGGTAACCAACGACTCTCACGAAGCTCTGCAACCGCTCCACAAGCCGCCGCTCCACCTCTCGCTCGACAATAGTCACGGTAATAAGTCAAATCCGTTtatcttctcttattttttcagtCTATCCTTCGGGCGCACGTAACACACAAAATATCGATTTGCCGCTCCAGTGAAACGcgggaattttaaatttttctttgcctaaattaaaaattcaaatttttgaaaaatcgattagaattt
Proteins encoded in this window:
- the LOC124210007 gene encoding uncharacterized protein LOC124210007; protein product: MASAVRIRYVYETSFFDGRNADWTSQQPEEDTNPSEQVDSAINHPIVRKIQQAVIRARKAVVASSSSSSSNPNIDMTAGHSSLMEEREQQRSPSISSLQTSSMCSSEEADLDGRILLNRSRSLQQTHHLFHHSVDSHHHHHRGFSLHLSPKQRTKISEAVLSPISDKSENETCQMLTTSTTTTPTTTTQVPATTSAVASSFEFNSVLSHRRRPPQSLFPSIISSRPVGGSAGGGFNSSDSGISISANSLVTNDSHEALQPLHKPPLHLSLDNSHEFLSSTSSDPPEESLPFLMPKLRRGTNDIQNGSSVLKPQFTGGTGGGGGQRQLSLTLPFPPLQSLAFVAPAVGFKDLVDDTIPLNIQSWYHGSITRRDAEKRLRPAPAGSFLVRDSMASHDDYFLAARGENGFLHVRICCHNLRPGEEEEENDPVSTGQNFTLATLPDRRFDSVAATVNHCANIGVYSRHLPPVILKYPLTEESV